A genomic window from Osmia bicornis bicornis chromosome 4, iOsmBic2.1, whole genome shotgun sequence includes:
- the LOC114876946 gene encoding 39S ribosomal protein L44, mitochondrial, with protein MNKLRLCLTSIATLNAINYGSCRHFKRWVAPTLKEICKRKEQLPPQPEPKRSTFIEWNREAELYAFNQRLKEKFDMEKLNQAFIHKSYILQELKKQKEMGITDPKLDIQDNRELIEKGKEITSEIVTIYLNMALPDLPESGFVSLHDHLMSQEILAKASLHIGTKDIILTAEHPASEETLAQTFLALVGALTESTNKGHVSDFVQDFLITGLADKDLTEIWTPAKPFEMLSDIMSTERKASIEARIIGQAGTNTILSAYHIGIYVDREFLGSGFGQTIEEAKNVAAAKILSAMYGISESSQPLPFANKYL; from the exons ATGAATAAATTACGTTTGTGTTTAACAAGTATCGCAACTTTAAACGCTATAAATTATGGAA GTTGCAGACACTTTAAGCGATGGGTAGCTCCAACTCTgaaagaaatatgtaaaagaaaagaacagtTACCTCCACAACCTGAACCAAAACGAAGTACTTTTATAGAATGGAATAGAGAAGCAGAATTATATGCATTTAATCAAAGACTTAAAGAGAAATTTGATATGGAAAAGCTAAATCAAGCATTTATACATAAATCATATATTCTTcaagaattaaagaaacagAAGGAAATGGGAATAACAGATCCCAAACTTGATATACAAGATAATAGAGAATTGATTGAAAAAGGCAAAGAAATAACTTCAGaaattgtaacaatatatCTCAATATGGCTTTACCAGATCTTCCTGAATCTGGTTTCGT gtCATTACATGACCATCTTATGTCTCAAGAGATATTGGCCAAAGCATCCTTACACATTGGAACAAAGGACATTATTTTAACTGCT GAACATCCAGCAAGTGAAGAAACATTAGCTCAGACATTTCTAGCACTTGTTGGAGCACTTACTGAAAGTACAAATAAAGGTCATGTCAGTGATTTTGTTCaagattttttaataacaGGACTAGCAGACAAAGATCTCACTGAAATATGGACTCCAGCAAAACCATTTGAAATGTTAAGTGATATCATGTCTACAGAAAGGAAAGCATCTATAGAAGCAAGAATTATTGGACAAGCTGGAACAAATACTATTTTATCAGCATACCATATTGGAATTTATGTAGATAGAGAATTTTTAGGTTCAG GATTTGGGCAAACTATTGAAGAAGCAAAAAATGTAGCTGCTGCTAAAATACTATCTGCCATGTATGGTATATCAGAATCCAGTCAACCACTACCATTTGccaataaatatttgtaa